One Pararhizobium sp. IMCC3301 DNA segment encodes these proteins:
- the modB gene encoding molybdate ABC transporter permease subunit — protein sequence MTAAELSALLLSLKVATLALAVMLPIAVFVAYVLSRKRFRGHGLLNALVFLPLVMPPVVTGYVLLLTFGRNGPVGLVLENLFGVRLAFTWIGAAIAAGVMAFPLMVRPLRQAFDAVDPGLEVAAMTLGAKPFRRWLTVTLPLAAPGLVAGAVLGFAKALGEFGATITFAANIPGETRTLALAIFTELQRPGGEAAAFRLTLISLVIAIAAVVLSEIFVARMARRARPVGEGRHD from the coding sequence GTGACCGCTGCCGAACTCAGTGCCCTGCTTCTGTCTCTCAAAGTAGCCACGCTGGCGCTGGCCGTGATGCTGCCGATTGCGGTTTTTGTCGCCTATGTGTTGTCGCGCAAGCGATTCCGGGGACACGGACTGCTGAATGCGCTGGTGTTTCTGCCCCTTGTCATGCCCCCGGTTGTGACCGGTTATGTGCTGTTGCTGACTTTCGGCCGTAACGGTCCTGTCGGCCTGGTTCTGGAAAATCTATTCGGAGTTCGGCTGGCTTTCACCTGGATTGGCGCGGCAATCGCCGCCGGAGTCATGGCGTTTCCGCTGATGGTGCGGCCGCTGCGGCAGGCGTTTGATGCGGTTGATCCGGGTCTTGAAGTGGCTGCCATGACGCTGGGCGCAAAGCCGTTCCGGCGCTGGCTGACTGTGACGCTGCCATTGGCGGCCCCCGGCCTTGTGGCCGGTGCTGTGCTGGGATTTGCCAAGGCGCTGGGCGAATTTGGCGCAACGATTACGTTTGCCGCCAATATTCCCGGGGAAACCCGCACTCTGGCTCTGGCGATTTTTACAGAATTGCAACGGCCCGGCGGTGAGGCGGCAGCCTTTCGCCTGACACTGATTTCTCTGGTGATTGCGATTGCAGCCGTTGTGCTGTCGGAAATTTTCGTTGCGCGTATGGCACGCCGGGCGCGGCCTGTCGGGGAGGGCCGGCATGACTGA
- the modA gene encoding molybdate ABC transporter substrate-binding protein: MIAVFAADASAAIEPPVPFTVFAASSLTNVLEEIISDYHNEYHPGLVTLSVAGTGTLARQIEAGAPADVFVSADREWIDYLISKQLIEKSAATLVASNRLVLVTKADRQLTGTLDERLVQLAQTGRIAIGDPEGVPAGRYAKAALQSLQIWTDMEPALVPTDNVRVALSLVLRGEVEGAIVYATDAALVPELAVQAVFLPGLHPPISYWAVVVGNAPWSAFDFVSSLHSARTAGIWTAHGFIAP; encoded by the coding sequence ATGATTGCCGTCTTCGCAGCCGATGCCAGCGCGGCAATTGAGCCCCCGGTCCCGTTTACGGTTTTTGCCGCCTCCAGCCTGACCAATGTCCTGGAGGAGATTATTTCCGATTATCACAATGAGTATCACCCGGGCCTTGTCACCCTGTCTGTTGCAGGAACCGGCACTCTGGCGCGGCAAATCGAGGCCGGTGCCCCGGCGGACGTCTTTGTATCGGCGGACCGGGAATGGATTGATTATCTGATCAGCAAACAGCTGATCGAAAAGAGTGCAGCCACACTCGTTGCCAGTAACCGGCTGGTGCTGGTTACCAAGGCCGACAGGCAACTGACCGGAACGCTGGATGAGCGGCTTGTGCAACTGGCTCAAACCGGGCGTATCGCCATCGGCGATCCTGAGGGTGTGCCGGCGGGGCGCTATGCCAAAGCTGCGCTTCAATCGCTGCAGATATGGACGGATATGGAGCCAGCTCTTGTGCCGACCGATAATGTGCGGGTGGCACTGTCGCTTGTGCTTCGGGGGGAAGTTGAAGGCGCGATTGTCTATGCGACAGATGCCGCCCTCGTCCCGGAACTGGCTGTTCAGGCGGTGTTTCTGCCGGGCCTGCATCCGCCGATCAGTTACTGGGCGGTGGTGGTGGGAAATGCGCCCTGGAGCGCGTTTGATTTTGTCTCCAGCCTGCACAGTGCCCGGACTGCCGGTATCTGGACAGCGCACGGGTTTATCGCACCGTGA
- a CDS encoding 2-dehydro-3-deoxy-phosphogluconate aldolase — protein MTQNIDLLCPVLTRAPVVPVLIIEDANTAVSLARALVAGGLTALEVTLRTPAALDAIRAIADEVEGADIGAGTVLTPKQLEACVKAGARFLVSPGCAPNLLDAAKDSPAPLLPGVATASEAMQIMERGYTYMKFFPAEQAGGAPYLKALSSPLADLRFCPTGGVSLKNASDYLALPNVICVGGSWVAPKQSVIDGDWQTIENLAREAAKLGQ, from the coding sequence ATGACACAAAATATTGATCTCCTTTGCCCGGTTCTGACCCGCGCTCCCGTCGTCCCGGTTCTCATTATTGAAGATGCGAACACGGCTGTTTCCCTTGCGCGTGCGCTTGTAGCCGGCGGTCTGACCGCGCTGGAAGTGACCCTGCGCACGCCAGCGGCACTGGATGCGATTCGCGCCATCGCCGATGAAGTCGAAGGCGCTGATATCGGCGCGGGCACGGTTCTGACGCCAAAGCAGCTGGAGGCTTGCGTCAAAGCCGGCGCCAGATTTCTGGTCAGCCCGGGTTGCGCGCCCAATTTGCTGGATGCTGCCAAAGACAGTCCTGCGCCGCTGCTGCCAGGGGTGGCAACCGCCAGCGAAGCGATGCAGATCATGGAACGCGGCTATACTTATATGAAATTTTTTCCCGCTGAGCAGGCGGGCGGGGCGCCCTATCTGAAAGCCCTGTCCTCACCATTGGCGGATCTGCGGTTTTGCCCGACCGGTGGTGTGTCGCTGAAGAATGCCAGCGATTATCTGGCCCTGCCGAATGTGATTTGTGTCGGTGGATCATGGGTTGCGCCGAAACAGTCCGTTATCGACGGTGACTGGCAGACGATTGAGAATCTGGCGCGGGAAGCAGCCAAGCTCGGACAGTAA